CGGTAGTACACCTTCGTGCCTTCGCGGCGGGTCGCCACCAGGTGCGAGCGCTTCAGGGTCTGCAGGTGCGCCGACGCGGTCGTCACTCCGAGGTCGGCCGCCTGCGCCAGCGCCTCCACCGTGCGTTCGCCCTGGGCCAGCAGGTCGAGCAGCTCCAACCGCTTGCCGCTGCCCAGCGCCTTGCCGACGCGGGCGAACTGGTCGAACAAGGCCGTCTTCGCGTCCCGGTCACCCATCAAGTCCTCCAATAGTCTGTGGAATAGTGTATAAGGAAGAGAGCGAACCGCATCTCCGGAGGACGCCATGACTGCTGTCGAGGTGACCGCACTCGTCGACGAGGGGCTGGGGAACTCCGCCTACCTCGTCGATCTCGGCGACGGGCGCGCGCTGGTGGTGGACGTGAGCATCGACCTGCGGGCGGCGTCACGGGCCGCCGAGCGGCGCGGGCTGGCGGTCGCGTTCGCCGCGGACACCCACCTGCACGCCGACTTCGTCTCCGGCGCCCGCCAGCTCGCCACCACCTCGGGTGTGCAGGTGCTTGCCGCCGCCGCGGGACACCGGGAGTACGGCCACACCGGGCTGGGCGACGGCGACGAGGTCGACCTCGGCGGCCTGCGGCTGCAGACGCTCGCCACCCCAGGGCACACCCACGAGCACGTGTCGTTCCTGCTCCTCGACGGCGCTGCGTCAGTCGGCGTCTTCACCGGCGGCTCGCTGATCGTAGGGTCAGCGGCCCGCACCGACCTGGTGTCGGCGGAGCAGACGGAGGAGCTGGCCCGCCGGCAGTACGCGTCGCTGCAGCGGCTGGCCACGCTGCCCGACGACGTCGCGGTGTGGCCGACGCACGGCGCGGGCTCGTTCTGCTCCGCCCCGCCCGGCGTGGAACGTACGAGCACGATCGGCCGCGAAAGGGCGACCAACCCGCTGCTGCGCGCTGCGAGCGAGGACGCGTTCGTGCACGCGCTGCGCGAGTCGCTCGGCAGCTTCCCGCCGTACTTCCTGCGGCTGGCCGAACGCAACCGCCGCGGCGTCGTGCTCGACGCCGAGCCCGCGCTCGCCCCGCTCGACCCCGTGGCGGTGCGGTCCGTCCTCGCCGACGGTGGGCAGCTGGTCGACGTCCGGCCCGCGGCGGCGTTCGCCGAGGCCCACGTGCCTGGCGCCGTGTCCATCCCGCTGCGGCCGGCGTTCGTGTCCTGGCTTGGCTGGATCGCCCCGCCCGACCGGCCGCTCGTCGTCCTCCGCGACCCCGACCAGGATCCGGCCGAGGTCGCGTGGCAGGCCGCGAAGATCGGTTACGCCAATGTCGCCGGCGAGCTGGCCGGCGGCCTGGCCGCCTGGACCGCCGCCGGCCACGAGACGACCAGCCTGCGCCGGGTCGACGCCGCCGAGGCGGAAGGCACGGTGGTCGACGTACGGCAGCGCGCGGAGTACACCGCCGGGCACCTGCCCGGCGCGGTGCACGTCGAGCTCGGCGGGCTCGCCGCGTACGCCGACGAGCTGCCGCGCGAGCCGCTGCTGGTGATGTGCGGGCACGGTGAGCGCGCGATGAGCGCCGCCAGCCTGCTCGAACGCGCCGGCCGCCGCGACCTCACCGTGGTCGCGGGCGGTCCGGACGACTGGGCGCACGCCACCGG
This genomic window from Streptosporangiales bacterium contains:
- a CDS encoding MBL fold metallo-hydrolase, with translation MTAVEVTALVDEGLGNSAYLVDLGDGRALVVDVSIDLRAASRAAERRGLAVAFAADTHLHADFVSGARQLATTSGVQVLAAAAGHREYGHTGLGDGDEVDLGGLRLQTLATPGHTHEHVSFLLLDGAASVGVFTGGSLIVGSAARTDLVSAEQTEELARRQYASLQRLATLPDDVAVWPTHGAGSFCSAPPGVERTSTIGRERATNPLLRAASEDAFVHALRESLGSFPPYFLRLAERNRRGVVLDAEPALAPLDPVAVRSVLADGGQLVDVRPAAAFAEAHVPGAVSIPLRPAFVSWLGWIAPPDRPLVVLRDPDQDPAEVAWQAAKIGYANVAGELAGGLAAWTAAGHETTSLRRVDAAEAEGTVVDVRQRAEYTAGHLPGAVHVELGGLAAYADELPREPLLVMCGHGERAMSAASLLERAGRRDLTVVAGGPDDWAHATGRRLETGG